Below is a genomic region from Planctomycetia bacterium.
TGAAGCCGAGGCCGCCGCCGACCATGACGAACGGAATGTCGTCGAGCGTGTGCGAGTTTCCTTTGCCGAGCTCGTTCGTCCAGACGATCAGCGTGTTGTCGAGCATCGTGCCGCCGCCTCCCGGCTCGGGTGTCTTGGCAAGTTGCTCGGCTAGGTAAGCCACCTGCTCGCAGTACCATTTGTTGATCTTCGTCAACTTCTCTTGAGCCTTCTCCTCTTTGTCGGGCTCGTGCGACAACTCGTGATGCCCTTCTTCGACGCCGAGCCATCGCATCTTCGCTTGGCCGACGGAGTTGGTGTATTGCAAGGTCGCGATGCGCGTGAAGTCGGCGCGGAAGCCGGCGACCATCAGGTCGATCTGCATCTTCGAGATCCGCGGCATTTCGTCGTTGTCGTCTTTCACGCCGGCCGGCAGCTCGGGCACCGCATGCCCGACGTCGACCACGGTCGTGGCGCGGAGCTCTCGCTCGAGATTGCGCACGAGCGACGCGTGCTCGTCGAGCAGGCGGCGATCTTCCTTGCTGACCACGGCCGAGACTTTGCGGAAGTCTTCCTGCAATTCATCGAGCACGCCGCGTAGGCTCTCTTGGTCTTTCATGTGGCCGTAGAGCTTCGAGAACATCTGATACGGATGATCGATCGGCGCGATCGGCTTGTTCGGGCCGGAGTAAACCATGCGGGTCCAAGTGTCGGCGCGGTCGGGGACCATCACGCCGAACTCGAGCGAGCCGAAACGCGTGCGCGTGGCATCGTTCTTTTGCAGAAACGTTTTCAACTCTTGATCGATCGAGTGGCCGCTCGACCAACCGGCCGGCGTATCGGAACCACCCTGGATGTTGCCCGGAAAGAGCTCGATGCCGGTGAGCAAGCAACCGATGCCGCGCATGTGGTTGTCGCCGTCGCCGCGCACTTTGTCGCACACGCCCTTGAGCACGAGCGTTTGCTTTTGAAACGGCGCGAGCGGCTTCAAGCTTTCCGGGAGCGTAAACTTTTCGCCCTCTTCCTCCGGCCAAAACGTCTTGGGCACGACTCCGTTGGGACTGAACACGACGACGAGCCGCTGCTTGCGCGCCCGTTGATTGGCGAAGCCGAGGCTCGGCAGGTTGAGCACATACGGCACGGCCGCGGCACTCAGGCCCAACTTGCGGACGAACTCGCGACGACTGGTAACGCGTCCCATAGGAATACTCGTGCTTTGGAAGTTCTCAGCTACTTTTATCAGTTACTTCTTAACCGTCACAGGTTGCCCCTTCACGGGCGCAGTCGGAGCCGCTTGCGATTTCGCAGGCAGATCGTTCTGCGCCATCGAACCATCGCGCGACCCGAACGCCGAAGCCACCAGCATCTCGATCATCAGTTTGCGAATATGAAATCCTTGCGCGGCGAACGAACGCTCCAATTCTATGTGCGTCTGCGGCCCGTAGGCGAGGATCGGCTGCTTGACCAGATAGTGAAACAACTGCTCGACAAACGCTTCGTGGGTCTCGTCGCTGCGCGCCAAGAAGGCCGCGAGCTCGCGCACGTCGGAGAACTTTACTTTCTCGCCGGTTCGGGTTTGGTAAACGCCGGTCGCATCGATCGGTTTCCCTTTCTCTTCGGCGCGGAACCGTCCGACGGCGTCGAAGTTCTCGAAAGCGAAGCCGAGCGGATTGATCATCCGATGACAGGCTTGGCACGACTCGGCTTTCGTCTGCAAGTCGACGCGCTGCCGAGTCGTCAACTCGGCATGGAGATCCGCGGCCAACGGCGCAACCGCTTCCGGCGGCGGTCGCAAGGCGCGGCCCAACACGCTGCGAGCGATGAACACGCCCCGATGAATCGGCGAGCTCGTAGCGTTGTAGGCATAGCCGGCCATGAGGTAGGGATGCGTCAGCACTCCGGCGCGCGGCCCTTTCGGGAGGCTTACTTTTTGAAACGGGGCGTCTGCGGGCAACGAGCCGCCGTAGAACTTCGAGAGCTTGCCGTTCAGGTAAAGCGAGTCGGCGAGGAGCAATTGGCGGAAGTCGGAACTCTCGCTCCAGATGACATCGTCGAGAAATAAGTCGAGCGCCGTATGTAGGTCGGAAACCAGAGCGTCGTCGAAGTCGGGGAAGCGCTTCGTGTCTTTCGAGAGTTCCTCGAAGTGATCGACCCGCAGCCATTGCACGAAAAAATCGTGGAGCTTGCCGCGCGTACGAGGGTCGTCGAGCATCCGTTCCGCTTGCTTGCGCACTTCCGCGGGAGTCGAGAGCTTGCCCTGCGCCGCCGCTTGCATGAGACCCTGATCGGGAAGCGAATCCCAAAGGCCGAACGAAAGCCGCGCGGCCACATCGAACGAGTCGGGCTTGCCGTGATCGACTTCGTGATACAAGAACCGCGGCGACATCAACACCAGCAACACGCACCGCTTCACGGCCAACTCGGGATCGGGCGTTTCCGCGAACGGCCGCTCGAGATAAAGCTTTTTTAAGTCGTCGGTCAGCGGACGACGGAAAGCCCGCTCCGCAAACTTGCGGGCGAACTCGCGTAGTTTCTCGTTGCGATCTTTCGCATCGGGCTTCGTGCCGGCGAGTTCCGAAATCTTCGCGTAGACATACGCCGATACTTCGATGGCGGAGTCCATCACCGCTTGTTCCCAAGCTTCGGAAACCGCCGTCCCCCGTTCGTAGCCGACGCTCCGATCGTCGGGCGGAAACGGCACGGTCGAGATGAACAGTTCCGGAAAAGCGACCGGCGACAAGCAACGCGCGGGAACCACTTCCGGTTCGCGATGCGGTTGCTTCCACTTCAGCACGATCCGCGCCGTCTTTTCTTTCGCTTCCTTCGACTTGAAGAATTCGAGCCGAATCGGGTAAGCACGGCCGCCGAGCAGGCGAACCGATTCGCGCAGCGCGACGTCTTTGCCGGAGCGGACGCTGCCGTCGATGAGCGGGGTCTGCATGTCGTTGACCCAAAGACGCGCGCCGTTTTGCGTTTCGAGAATGAATTCGAAGTCGCCCGATTCGGGTGCGAGCAAGGAACCCGACCAGCGCATGCCGAACTCGACCGGTTCGATCTTACCGACGAGCGGGCTCACCTCGCCGAAGTCGAAGTCGACGGTGGGGTCGAGACGTTCGAGCTCTTTTTGCGAAGTACGTTTCTTGAAGTACTCTCCTTTTAAGCCTCGTTTGTCGTCCCATTTGTTCGTCCAACGAAAGCTACCGACGAGATCGGCGACCGATTGGCGATATTGGCGGACGGTGAGGCGCGAAAGCTCGAGCTTCGCGGGTTGATTGCGAGCCTGCGCGATCGGCGAATAAAACGTCTCGTAGATATAAGCCGCCACGCGCGCAGCATCCGGCCCAACGCACTTTTCCGGATCTCCCTCGGGCATCGTCTTGGCGATCAGTTCGGCCAACTCGACGATCGACTTATCGCCGACCAGCGGCTTCGCGTAGTGCGCCTTCACCCCTTCGCCGCTCAGACCATGACACGATGCACAGAGCTGCTTATAAATCTCGGCCCCGCTTCGGCCATCTGCGGCGCGCGCGACGACACCCTGCTCGGCGGCAACGAAGAGAAGCAGAGCGAGGAAGATTCGCTGCATGGCAACGAGCAGGGAGCAAAGGAGGGAAATGAGGCAGGAGATTCGGCAGACCCGGAGCCGCGCGATGGAAACCCGCGGCCGCTCGGGCGAGCCTTTCCATGATCGGGTACCGCCGTGCAAGCGTCAACGGTAGCACGGCCCGAACGCGTCGACGTCAGCGGAATGTCGCGAGAATTCGCCGCTATGGATCACTTCGGCTGCCTGGGACGTGCGTCTTCCATGAAACCGGTCTCGAAGCAAATCCGGCGCGGTGCTATCATCCGCGACCTGAAACATGGCGGCGTTTCTTTTCCAGCCCAGGATGGCGCGGATGACCCAGACGGTTCGTATCGTATTGCAGGCGCGCATGGGATCGTTGCGCCGACCGGGAAAGACCCTCGCGTCGATCGCCGGCAAGACGCTACTGGCGCGCTGCTTAGAACGATTGCATGCCGTGCGCTGCGGCCGTGGTCGACAGCGCCCGCAACTGATCGTCGCAACATCGCAAGCCGCGAGCGACGATGCCGTCGAGCGCGAAGCGGCGCTCTTGGGCTACGGTTGCGTGCGAGGTTCGGAAGAGAATGTCCTCGCGCGCTACCTGGCAGCGACAGCCGATCTCGATGCGAACGACATCCTCGTGCGCGCGACGGCTGACAATCCGCTTTACTGTCCGAACTTGACGGCGCAGTTGATCGATGGGCATCGAGCCGGAGCCGACGTCTACACGGGAATCATGCCCGAGCTATCG
It encodes:
- a CDS encoding NTP transferase domain-containing protein, which produces MTQTVRIVLQARMGSLRRPGKTLASIAGKTLLARCLERLHAVRCGRGRQRPQLIVATSQAASDDAVEREAALLGYGCVRGSEENVLARYLAATADLDANDILVRATADNPLYCPNLTAQLIDGHRAGADVYTGIMPELSAIVPEVLRVGALRAMALRDDLDDYCREHVTPYFRREATPFRVQWLPNVWVGLDPSLRLTVDTQADVDHMDNVYRELIARTGGDDAPSWRLDQIYAAARTIVERGAWQLAS
- a CDS encoding DUF1552 domain-containing protein, yielding MGRVTSRREFVRKLGLSAAAVPYVLNLPSLGFANQRARKQRLVVVFSPNGVVPKTFWPEEEGEKFTLPESLKPLAPFQKQTLVLKGVCDKVRGDGDNHMRGIGCLLTGIELFPGNIQGGSDTPAGWSSGHSIDQELKTFLQKNDATRTRFGSLEFGVMVPDRADTWTRMVYSGPNKPIAPIDHPYQMFSKLYGHMKDQESLRGVLDELQEDFRKVSAVVSKEDRRLLDEHASLVRNLERELRATTVVDVGHAVPELPAGVKDDNDEMPRISKMQIDLMVAGFRADFTRIATLQYTNSVGQAKMRWLGVEEGHHELSHEPDKEEKAQEKLTKINKWYCEQVAYLAEQLAKTPEPGGGGTMLDNTLIVWTNELGKGNSHTLDDIPFVMVGGGLGFKMGRSLKLKKLPHNRLLLSLAHAFGHRLTKFGNPDYCGEGVLPGLT
- a CDS encoding DUF1592 domain-containing protein — encoded protein: MQRIFLALLLFVAAEQGVVARAADGRSGAEIYKQLCASCHGLSGEGVKAHYAKPLVGDKSIVELAELIAKTMPEGDPEKCVGPDAARVAAYIYETFYSPIAQARNQPAKLELSRLTVRQYRQSVADLVGSFRWTNKWDDKRGLKGEYFKKRTSQKELERLDPTVDFDFGEVSPLVGKIEPVEFGMRWSGSLLAPESGDFEFILETQNGARLWVNDMQTPLIDGSVRSGKDVALRESVRLLGGRAYPIRLEFFKSKEAKEKTARIVLKWKQPHREPEVVPARCLSPVAFPELFISTVPFPPDDRSVGYERGTAVSEAWEQAVMDSAIEVSAYVYAKISELAGTKPDAKDRNEKLREFARKFAERAFRRPLTDDLKKLYLERPFAETPDPELAVKRCVLLVLMSPRFLYHEVDHGKPDSFDVAARLSFGLWDSLPDQGLMQAAAQGKLSTPAEVRKQAERMLDDPRTRGKLHDFFVQWLRVDHFEELSKDTKRFPDFDDALVSDLHTALDLFLDDVIWSESSDFRQLLLADSLYLNGKLSKFYGGSLPADAPFQKVSLPKGPRAGVLTHPYLMAGYAYNATSSPIHRGVFIARSVLGRALRPPPEAVAPLAADLHAELTTRQRVDLQTKAESCQACHRMINPLGFAFENFDAVGRFRAEEKGKPIDATGVYQTRTGEKVKFSDVRELAAFLARSDETHEAFVEQLFHYLVKQPILAYGPQTHIELERSFAAQGFHIRKLMIEMLVASAFGSRDGSMAQNDLPAKSQAAPTAPVKGQPVTVKK